One region of Mesomycoplasma ovipneumoniae genomic DNA includes:
- a CDS encoding P97 family adhesin, translating to MPKNTNRLAIALTAVGGIAIFATTIGLVTRIRYTGENPRAELENLVSRVQNVAFKSDVFDDSTTYSQIKAQLFDNSGKLIAGTDLNKFISFYTQVNSKLRKFEPTFAPNKPFLEFIDLIPNDNDQSFELRFRAKHQIDNNRTAFSTIISKKVSFAQRSQFALAEFNSNLEKITKSFKENIQNLRRTDFSSNFSSSNLTNQKIASLTRVEDFAADINRAGTQLEAVEKISQYFPDFQKIINELNFDQNNSFPFKQGTIYNFSLEKHPGTNSFILVGPNSVPSFLVKAELSDEAKFELKNFNIEDAQLLEKIDLVPQTSSTSESSQNQNQETKTDQTAEKQAKQPTYFADLDDILSKISIRKLDFLDFKVGSQPVGTQVSSITSDNPEIRQLVQVAAELTQTQTQPQAGQDGQTGQQGSTGGTSGSSGTGTAETGTGSTGTTTEQSTQQTDTEQPTETSPTQPKDEKAELVKYLEISNHTINSFLGSFNNKIYSSIREKSNDVINKINSELLIKPISLDFGDFNPYFAQRQPQGVEYYFDLSKAQEKEGVSQSNLEIPVVINLYSSFFGDSENKLLRSKTSIFEIPNFKKVVPQTGQTGTDIASNLDPERKTYYNLDGLPTTSSQATPVTVSTAATTTTQNKQIRIGSTTAYISKTELENLIGGTGQTTEGTEQNTESNAPKFEEIKKIIGNPFQYAYDFDANESMLKAWVGQQKFPTLEDFASFMQNNLIASKFNIKSLRSDKFFKNEYDVASFYAYLIQMEPAAVLNYLFEIAKANGLVDRNDSINLSDIRNNNIFSIAADVKFKTTKDNPVYSLDFNNHFLGFDSRGWISNLFLPKTVWEKVKDFTNDSDIFNQLNQYSAVTVGSSSTSDSTTTASSGTEDLYKSLQDAAKKIKDELKKQSSSILKAGVGGSSSTGGGGGGGAGGSGSAGTSTTPSSIEEEIQKFFKEKTQPLSTLKDLLLAFYFKAKELTKFSAWSKLGNDLDYKIVFEKQPVPATTVSVSTTSSTETESLHIPFGLEDYKLTYYYKVFDKNTGVDKYQSPKIDLNLWVNKQDTQKAERDELNKAVLSIPPSFSLFFLKKEEFDKLKKDGSIQPKSFEESAVFKEIQAKIQENNKDLKISVVSIDEDKINPQKYKVVNLQIEKNATTTEGSSTANSVKSSLSFQVRIALDDFNQQ from the coding sequence ATGCCTAAAAATACTAATAGATTAGCAATAGCACTAACCGCTGTTGGCGGTATTGCTATTTTTGCAACAACTATTGGGCTTGTAACTCGAATTCGCTATACAGGAGAAAATCCCCGAGCTGAGTTAGAAAATTTAGTTTCTCGAGTCCAAAATGTTGCCTTTAAATCTGATGTCTTTGATGATTCTACCACATATAGTCAAATAAAAGCACAACTTTTTGACAACAGTGGAAAATTAATAGCTGGTACAGATTTAAATAAATTTATATCCTTTTACACACAGGTTAACTCCAAACTACGTAAATTTGAGCCAACTTTTGCACCAAATAAACCATTTTTAGAATTTATTGACTTAATTCCAAATGATAATGATCAAAGTTTTGAGCTTCGTTTTCGTGCAAAGCACCAAATTGATAACAATCGCACAGCATTTTCAACAATTATTTCTAAAAAAGTTTCATTTGCGCAACGTTCACAATTTGCTCTTGCCGAATTTAATTCAAATCTGGAAAAAATAACCAAAAGTTTCAAAGAAAACATCCAAAATTTAAGAAGAACAGATTTTAGCTCTAATTTTTCAAGTTCAAATTTAACTAATCAAAAAATTGCATCTTTAACTCGTGTTGAGGATTTTGCCGCTGATATTAATAGAGCCGGAACTCAACTTGAAGCAGTTGAAAAAATAAGTCAATATTTCCCTGATTTTCAAAAAATAATTAACGAATTAAACTTTGATCAAAATAATTCTTTCCCTTTTAAACAAGGAACGATTTACAATTTTAGTTTAGAAAAACACCCTGGAACAAACAGTTTTATTTTAGTTGGTCCAAATTCAGTTCCAAGTTTTTTAGTTAAAGCTGAATTAAGTGATGAGGCAAAATTTGAGCTTAAAAATTTCAATATTGAAGATGCCCAATTGCTTGAAAAAATTGACTTAGTTCCGCAAACTAGTTCAACTTCTGAATCAAGCCAAAATCAAAATCAAGAAACAAAAACTGATCAGACTGCTGAAAAACAAGCTAAACAGCCAACTTATTTTGCTGATTTAGACGATATTTTGTCTAAAATTTCAATCAGAAAATTAGATTTTCTTGATTTTAAAGTTGGAAGTCAGCCAGTTGGAACTCAAGTTAGTTCAATAACTTCTGACAATCCAGAAATTAGACAATTAGTTCAAGTTGCCGCCGAGCTTACCCAAACTCAAACTCAACCTCAAGCTGGGCAAGATGGGCAAACTGGACAACAAGGAAGCACAGGGGGAACTTCAGGATCAAGCGGAACAGGAACAGCTGAAACAGGTACAGGATCAACTGGAACAACCACAGAACAATCTACCCAACAAACTGATACAGAACAACCAACCGAAACTTCTCCAACTCAGCCTAAAGACGAAAAAGCGGAATTAGTCAAATATCTCGAAATTTCAAATCACACTATAAATAGCTTTTTAGGTAGTTTTAATAACAAAATATATTCTTCTATTAGAGAAAAATCTAATGATGTAATAAATAAAATAAATTCTGAATTATTAATTAAGCCAATTTCCCTTGATTTTGGTGATTTTAATCCGTATTTTGCCCAAAGACAACCTCAAGGTGTTGAATATTATTTTGACCTTTCTAAAGCGCAAGAAAAAGAAGGGGTTAGTCAATCAAATCTTGAAATTCCGGTTGTTATTAATCTTTATTCCAGTTTTTTCGGCGACTCAGAAAATAAACTTTTAAGATCTAAAACTTCAATTTTTGAAATTCCTAATTTCAAAAAAGTTGTTCCACAAACTGGACAAACAGGCACAGATATTGCTTCTAATTTAGATCCAGAGCGAAAAACATACTATAATCTTGACGGTCTACCTACAACATCTTCTCAAGCAACTCCAGTTACTGTTTCAACTGCTGCAACAACAACTACTCAAAATAAACAAATTAGAATTGGTTCAACAACAGCTTATATTTCTAAAACTGAATTAGAAAATTTAATCGGTGGAACTGGTCAAACTACTGAAGGTACCGAGCAAAATACTGAATCAAATGCTCCTAAATTTGAAGAAATTAAGAAAATTATTGGAAATCCTTTCCAATATGCCTATGATTTTGATGCAAATGAATCAATGTTAAAAGCTTGAGTTGGACAGCAAAAATTCCCTACACTCGAAGATTTTGCTAGTTTTATGCAAAATAATTTAATTGCATCAAAATTCAATATAAAATCATTAAGATCTGATAAATTTTTCAAAAATGAATATGATGTTGCTTCCTTTTATGCGTATTTAATCCAAATGGAACCTGCTGCGGTTTTAAATTATCTATTTGAAATTGCTAAAGCAAATGGGTTAGTTGATAGAAATGATTCAATTAATTTAAGTGATATAAGAAATAACAATATTTTCAGTATTGCTGCAGATGTTAAATTTAAAACAACCAAAGATAATCCGGTTTATTCGCTTGATTTTAACAACCATTTTTTAGGTTTTGATTCCCGTGGTTGAATTTCTAATCTATTTTTACCAAAAACTGTTTGGGAAAAAGTAAAAGATTTTACCAATGACAGTGATATTTTTAACCAGTTAAATCAATATTCAGCTGTAACAGTTGGCTCAAGTTCAACATCTGACTCAACAACAACTGCTAGTTCAGGAACCGAAGATCTTTATAAATCATTGCAAGATGCTGCTAAAAAAATTAAAGATGAACTGAAAAAACAAAGTTCTTCAATTTTAAAAGCCGGTGTTGGTGGGTCTAGTTCTACTGGTGGCGGCGGCGGAGGTGGCGCTGGTGGTTCGGGTTCAGCCGGAACTTCAACTACTCCTTCTTCAATTGAAGAAGAAATTCAAAAATTCTTCAAAGAAAAAACACAACCACTTAGCACTTTAAAAGATTTATTGCTAGCATTTTACTTCAAAGCTAAAGAATTAACTAAGTTTAGCGCTTGATCAAAATTAGGCAATGATCTAGACTATAAAATTGTTTTTGAAAAACAACCCGTACCAGCTACAACTGTTTCAGTTTCGACTACTTCATCAACTGAAACCGAAAGTTTACATATACCTTTTGGACTTGAGGACTATAAATTAACTTATTATTACAAAGTTTTTGATAAAAATACTGGTGTTGATAAATATCAAAGTCCAAAAATTGACTTAAATTTATGAGTTAATAAACAAGATACTCAAAAAGCTGAAAGAGATGAATTAAATAAAGCTGTTTTGAGTATTCCACCATCATTTTCGCTATTTTTCCTCAAAAAAGAGGAATTTGACAAGCTCAAAAAAGATGGATCTATTCAACCTAAAAGTTTTGAAGAAAGTGCAGTTTTCAAAGAAATTCAAGCAAAAATTCAAGAAAACAATAAAGATCTCAAAATTTCAGTTGTTTCAATAGATGAAGATAAAATTAATCCTCAAAAATATAAAGTTGTGAATTTGCAAATCGAAAAAAATGCTACAACCACCGAAGGTTCTTCAACCGCTAATTCAGTTAAATCAAGTCTAAGTTTCCAAGTTAGAATTGCACTAGACGATTTTAATCAACAATAA
- the nrdF gene encoding class 1b ribonucleoside-diphosphate reductase subunit beta, translated as MSQENNNLNLKIKQKNDYYNLSVSPLEYAYNNFSGKMRAVNWNVINDPKDLEVWTRVVQNFWIPEKIPLSNDLESWRTLSPEWQQLVTRTFTGLTLLDTIQATIGDVAQIGHSLTDHEQVIYANFAFMVGVHARSYGSIFSTFCSSEEIEEAHNWVINNEKLQKRARILIPFYVGKDPLKSKVAAALMPGFLLYGGFYLPFYLSSRSKLPNTSDIIRLILRDKVIHNYYSGYKYQRKVEKLSPEKQKEMKDFVFDLLYKLIDLEKDYLYDLYSEVGLAESAIKFSLYNAGKFLQNLGYDSPFTKEETEIEPEVFSQLSARADENHDFFSGNGSSYVMALAEETEDEDWEF; from the coding sequence ATGAGTCAAGAAAACAACAACTTAAACTTAAAAATTAAACAAAAAAATGATTACTATAACCTTTCAGTTTCGCCTCTAGAGTATGCCTATAATAATTTTTCGGGCAAAATGCGGGCAGTAAACTGAAATGTCATCAATGATCCTAAAGATTTAGAAGTTTGAACACGTGTAGTTCAAAATTTCTGGATTCCAGAAAAAATTCCGCTTTCAAATGATTTAGAATCATGAAGAACTTTATCACCAGAATGGCAACAACTTGTAACCCGAACTTTTACTGGTCTAACTCTGCTTGATACAATTCAAGCAACAATTGGAGATGTAGCCCAAATTGGTCATTCTTTGACCGATCACGAGCAAGTTATATATGCTAATTTTGCTTTCATGGTAGGAGTTCATGCTCGTTCTTATGGTTCGATTTTTTCAACTTTTTGTTCAAGTGAGGAAATCGAAGAGGCACACAATTGAGTAATAAATAATGAAAAACTACAAAAAAGAGCAAGAATCTTAATACCTTTTTATGTTGGAAAAGATCCATTAAAATCAAAAGTTGCTGCCGCACTAATGCCTGGTTTTCTACTTTATGGCGGTTTTTACCTTCCTTTTTACCTTTCCTCAAGATCAAAACTACCAAATACTTCTGATATAATTCGTTTAATTTTACGCGACAAAGTGATACACAATTATTATTCAGGCTATAAATATCAAAGAAAAGTTGAAAAACTAAGTCCTGAAAAACAAAAAGAAATGAAAGACTTTGTTTTTGATTTACTTTATAAATTAATCGACTTAGAAAAAGATTATTTATATGACTTATATTCTGAAGTTGGACTTGCTGAATCTGCAATAAAATTTAGTCTTTATAATGCTGGCAAATTTTTACAAAACTTAGGATATGACTCACCTTTTACAAAAGAAGAAACTGAAATTGAACCTGAAGTTTTTAGCCAATTATCAGCCCGTGCAGACGAGAATCATGATTTTTTCTCAGGAAATGGTTCTTCTTATGTAATGGCGCTTGCCGAAGAAACCGAAGATGAAGACTGGGAGTTCTAA
- a CDS encoding P110/LppT family adhesin N-terminal domain translates to MLNKENKVKSIKTIVSTGFSITAILTTIVAVPIGLTIFERSYSSQIFGNVDKNQVVDLKTQSTFSEEDFINALNNLKLHDQYKNLSAKTALALANNPSYAFNFLKAYDFSPITKHNFRVVLDIEKASASGSEVKNVVVYAHSDQFKLTYSKQTDLKGFAQSDKADGDLVGFQIDLEKSKLELFGTKSSNLTASEVAFKLDNDFQASYKRTRSKSQAFSDALFENGLGYNLVNTLGLPSILEKGYVLAPKTVENQKAKQEKMVIIGESDTKRVDSLMKVENLVFKNLDDKAGTLSISFELMDPTGKVIKEFDFPILGIKKLSVDVKTVEQQILSQFSDFVQLKPFVQLALVKDNLSLAQSIYKTDNNPVNLAKVLSRIAQNSQQNGQQSQVSTQLFQDSGQNSQANNAKVEINRQDFGAFFNLKSETIQVPGLEGYFVDINSIDLAKNLSQAQKDKLLKENKVSFDVDFQIKKQLNIQAPYLESEFVKSNYPPVLESSLARLGKGNNSKFVLVDLGSSKSSFEVQLDYDENQRKVINAVLKQNSQIDFSNLDKINFEDPKIQNFNPLAKTFEFRKNPNGPKLTLEYVKSLVSEVVDDAKKQKTFDQVARKLFFLDFGFEADSTRSLQDYIARNKPRFESSTPTDKGSEKPAEAEKKPEGEVAPETQPADSQPPAAATPATPPAPAPAAAPAPAPAAPAAAAPAPAPAATTATTSTTASQTTSSTTAFQDDQTTDEQTPKTEAETEPIQISTFKGLGVELWGFLQKSNYSELGQTDYQTEVVKKSDSQIDVILSFGPTTETEQKDANPKAIFSITKLVDDTDYDVLRSFNPTVFFDFRENQKIDRTGEVTKIQPLNRGDVKIDLEKGKDHVASQDGLLVSKAAEISRVPENAGQTSTTNSKEQILESGVIFLAFQPNKINDNNKHYLIGSKDSKGIFIKKTKLGDGKTEKFVLGLDENPGDTSSGGGSGTKVDSIVALVSGIDGEADTRLQFNESESSTGGSGAGAGSSSTAEATNIIQLIFGVTPPDPFRQTNVNKGEADDFDFIKDGDLMFLTLLKNQNKWTIWLTSAKAKNPYTQRISSVLDLSFSSFDHTKNLTWTHLGPKVEASSTTTSGTETQTATTQTGSSAQILLKGFAVYDSPTLATNVEAVSSLNNHFIKKFIN, encoded by the coding sequence ATGCTTAATAAAGAAAATAAAGTAAAAAGTATAAAAACAATAGTTTCAACAGGTTTTTCGATCACCGCAATTCTTACAACAATCGTTGCAGTTCCAATTGGTCTTACAATTTTTGAGCGTTCATATAGTTCACAAATTTTTGGTAATGTTGATAAAAATCAGGTTGTGGATCTAAAAACTCAATCAACTTTTAGCGAAGAAGATTTCATTAATGCACTTAATAATCTAAAGTTGCATGATCAATATAAAAATTTATCAGCAAAAACAGCTCTAGCCTTAGCCAACAATCCTTCATATGCTTTCAATTTTTTAAAAGCATATGACTTTAGTCCAATTACTAAACACAATTTTCGGGTAGTTTTAGATATTGAAAAAGCAAGCGCCTCTGGAAGTGAAGTAAAAAACGTTGTAGTTTATGCTCATTCAGATCAATTTAAACTTACTTATTCAAAACAAACTGACCTTAAAGGTTTTGCTCAAAGTGATAAAGCTGATGGAGATTTAGTTGGTTTCCAAATTGACCTTGAAAAGTCAAAATTAGAACTTTTTGGAACAAAAAGTTCTAATTTAACAGCTTCTGAAGTTGCTTTTAAACTTGATAATGATTTTCAAGCTTCTTATAAAAGAACACGTTCAAAATCACAAGCTTTTTCTGATGCTTTATTCGAAAATGGATTAGGTTATAATTTGGTTAACACCTTAGGATTGCCTTCAATTTTGGAAAAAGGTTATGTTTTAGCACCAAAAACTGTTGAAAATCAAAAAGCTAAACAAGAAAAAATGGTTATAATAGGTGAGTCAGACACCAAAAGAGTTGACAGTCTAATGAAAGTTGAAAACTTAGTTTTCAAAAATCTTGATGACAAAGCCGGAACTCTTTCAATTTCTTTTGAACTAATGGATCCAACTGGCAAAGTTATCAAAGAATTTGACTTTCCAATTTTAGGAATTAAAAAATTAAGTGTTGATGTCAAAACTGTCGAGCAACAAATTCTTTCACAATTTAGCGATTTTGTTCAATTAAAACCTTTTGTGCAACTTGCGCTTGTCAAAGATAATCTAAGTTTGGCCCAAAGTATTTACAAAACCGATAATAACCCCGTTAATCTCGCCAAAGTCTTGAGCAGAATTGCGCAAAACTCGCAACAAAATGGACAACAGAGCCAAGTTTCAACCCAACTTTTCCAAGACTCAGGCCAAAATTCACAAGCTAATAATGCCAAAGTTGAAATAAACCGTCAAGATTTTGGTGCTTTTTTCAATTTAAAGTCTGAGACAATCCAAGTTCCTGGACTTGAAGGTTATTTTGTTGATATTAATTCAATTGATTTAGCAAAAAATTTATCCCAAGCGCAAAAAGATAAACTTTTAAAAGAAAATAAAGTTTCTTTTGATGTTGATTTTCAAATAAAAAAACAACTAAATATTCAAGCTCCTTACCTTGAAAGTGAATTTGTTAAGTCAAATTATCCGCCAGTTCTTGAATCTTCGCTTGCCAGATTAGGAAAAGGAAATAATTCTAAATTTGTTTTAGTTGATCTTGGTTCTTCAAAATCTAGTTTTGAAGTTCAACTTGATTATGATGAAAATCAGCGAAAAGTTATAAATGCTGTTTTAAAACAAAATTCTCAAATTGACTTTTCAAATTTAGACAAGATTAATTTTGAAGATCCAAAAATTCAAAACTTTAATCCTCTAGCTAAAACTTTTGAATTCAGAAAAAATCCTAATGGTCCAAAATTAACTTTAGAATATGTTAAATCTCTTGTTTCAGAAGTTGTTGATGATGCTAAAAAACAAAAAACTTTTGATCAAGTTGCTAGAAAACTTTTCTTTTTAGATTTTGGATTTGAGGCAGATAGTACCAGATCTCTCCAAGATTATATAGCTAGAAACAAACCAAGATTTGAATCATCTACTCCTACAGATAAAGGCAGTGAAAAACCAGCAGAAGCTGAGAAAAAACCAGAAGGAGAAGTCGCGCCTGAGACCCAACCAGCAGATTCTCAACCACCGGCTGCAGCTACACCGGCAACACCTCCTGCCCCTGCTCCCGCCGCTGCTCCTGCTCCTGCTCCAGCAGCTCCCGCCGCTGCCGCACCCGCCCCTGCTCCAGCTGCTACTACCGCAACAACTTCAACAACCGCAAGTCAAACAACTTCATCAACAACAGCATTCCAAGATGATCAAACTACTGATGAACAAACCCCTAAAACTGAAGCTGAAACTGAACCAATTCAAATTTCAACTTTCAAAGGTTTAGGTGTTGAACTTTGAGGATTTTTACAAAAATCTAATTATTCTGAACTTGGTCAAACTGATTATCAAACAGAAGTAGTTAAAAAATCTGATAGTCAAATTGATGTAATTCTTAGTTTTGGTCCAACAACTGAAACAGAGCAAAAAGATGCAAATCCTAAAGCTATTTTCTCAATTACAAAATTAGTAGATGATACTGATTATGATGTTTTAAGAAGTTTTAATCCAACTGTATTTTTTGATTTTCGTGAAAATCAAAAAATAGATAGAACTGGTGAAGTTACAAAAATACAACCACTTAACCGTGGTGATGTAAAAATTGATCTTGAAAAAGGTAAAGATCATGTTGCTAGTCAAGATGGATTATTAGTAAGTAAAGCTGCTGAAATTAGTAGGGTTCCCGAAAATGCTGGTCAGACTTCAACTACTAATTCTAAAGAGCAAATTCTTGAATCTGGAGTAATATTTTTAGCTTTCCAACCTAATAAAATTAATGACAATAACAAACATTATTTAATTGGATCTAAAGATAGCAAAGGTATTTTCATTAAAAAAACTAAGCTTGGCGATGGAAAAACTGAGAAATTTGTTTTAGGTCTTGATGAAAATCCGGGAGATACTTCCTCTGGTGGTGGTTCAGGCACAAAAGTCGACTCAATTGTTGCTTTAGTTTCCGGAATTGATGGCGAAGCTGATACTAGACTCCAATTTAATGAATCAGAGTCAAGCACAGGTGGTTCTGGCGCTGGGGCCGGCAGTTCTTCTACTGCTGAGGCAACTAATATAATTCAATTAATTTTTGGCGTAACTCCTCCAGATCCTTTTAGACAAACTAATGTAAACAAAGGCGAAGCAGATGATTTTGACTTTATTAAAGATGGAGATTTAATGTTCTTAACTTTATTAAAGAATCAAAATAAGTGAACAATTTGGCTAACTTCAGCAAAAGCAAAAAACCCTTATACTCAAAGAATTTCTAGTGTTTTAGACTTAAGTTTTTCATCTTTTGATCATACCAAAAATCTAACTTGAACTCATTTAGGTCCTAAAGTTGAAGCAAGTTCTACGACTACATCCGGAACTGAAACCCAAACCGCCACAACCCAAACCGGGTCTTCAGCACAAATCTTGCTCAAAGGTTTTGCCGTTTATGACTCACCTACTTTAGCAACAAATGTTGAGGCAGTTTCAAGTTTAAATAATCATTTCATTAAAAAATTCATTAATTAA
- a CDS encoding IS1634 family transposase, with protein MKKQNLFLFNVWGSSKDKPYKYVGWTQGYGKGAKRWFSLGNERNLEKINPNAVQIIKEKLKLFSNLDDKDKVKAILLDSIKNSTIIEGSVFVGGELIEKLIEKHNIFESLPKSRHKNMKEIFNYLISKRITDPGSIINAFDKKDDYSNQINASKNSFYRLLDLVFESQNQLLNSVNKMVTSELGKRDSEFYFDSSTVYFETFERNGLRIPGYSKDTKFKEDQIVIGLACDKNGIPFHIKVFKGNTGDSSTLIPFILDVESKYNIKNMTIIADRGMSTAANIRFLESRNYNFIISYRAKVGTQKFKNYLLDPSDYVNVSADFKYKKEEFYSSYKNKRYTENIRRRIITYSTKRAIKDRKAREEQIESFIKKQNKDGFIEVNKLFGKKPKYFKEISNMKFELDQSKIDKDKQFDGYYVYETNILNSNVLDIVEKYQKQWNIEANFRSLKGLLNIRPVFLRIDEHILAHTLLCFISLVILKTIIFKINKHISDNKLFENNQLTEVGLVTMLQKLRQRVEFNTLDQQITFKNRDGVPSDPNIWNRYDFYFDILINR; from the coding sequence ATGAAAAAACAAAATTTGTTTTTATTTAATGTTTGAGGATCTTCAAAAGATAAACCATATAAATATGTTGGCTGAACACAAGGTTATGGCAAAGGTGCAAAACGTTGATTTAGTTTAGGAAATGAGCGGAATTTGGAAAAAATTAATCCAAATGCTGTTCAAATTATAAAAGAAAAATTGAAATTGTTTTCAAATTTAGATGACAAAGATAAAGTCAAGGCTATTTTACTTGATTCTATTAAAAATTCCACCATAATCGAAGGTTCGGTTTTTGTTGGTGGGGAATTAATTGAAAAACTTATTGAAAAGCACAATATTTTTGAATCACTCCCTAAAAGTAGACATAAAAATATGAAAGAAATTTTTAACTACTTAATTTCAAAACGGATCACTGATCCTGGCAGTATTATTAATGCTTTTGATAAAAAGGATGACTACTCAAATCAAATAAATGCTTCCAAAAATAGCTTTTATAGACTCCTAGATCTTGTCTTTGAGTCACAAAATCAACTTTTAAATAGTGTCAACAAAATGGTAACAAGTGAACTTGGAAAAAGGGACAGTGAATTTTATTTTGACTCATCAACAGTCTATTTTGAGACATTTGAAAGAAATGGATTAAGAATTCCTGGTTATTCTAAAGATACTAAATTCAAAGAAGACCAAATTGTCATTGGCTTAGCGTGTGATAAAAATGGTATTCCTTTTCATATTAAAGTTTTTAAAGGAAATACCGGCGATTCTAGTACATTAATCCCTTTTATTTTAGATGTTGAATCCAAATATAATATCAAAAATATGACAATAATCGCTGATCGCGGCATGTCAACAGCCGCAAATATTCGATTTCTTGAATCAAGAAACTATAATTTCATTATTTCTTATCGTGCAAAGGTAGGGACTCAAAAATTTAAAAATTATTTACTAGATCCAAGCGATTATGTTAATGTAAGTGCGGATTTTAAGTATAAAAAAGAAGAATTTTATTCATCATATAAAAATAAAAGATACACTGAAAATATTAGAAGAAGAATTATTACTTACAGTACAAAAAGAGCGATAAAAGACAGAAAAGCTCGTGAAGAGCAAATCGAAAGTTTTATTAAAAAACAAAATAAAGACGGTTTTATCGAGGTAAACAAATTGTTTGGTAAAAAACCTAAATATTTTAAGGAAATTTCAAACATGAAATTTGAATTAGATCAAAGTAAAATTGACAAAGACAAACAATTTGATGGCTACTATGTTTATGAAACAAATATACTGAATTCGAATGTCTTAGATATAGTTGAAAAATACCAAAAACAGTGGAATATTGAAGCTAATTTTAGAAGTCTAAAAGGTTTGTTGAATATTCGGCCCGTATTTTTAAGAATTGACGAGCACATTCTAGCTCATACACTTTTGTGTTTTATCTCACTAGTTATTTTAAAAACTATAATATTTAAAATCAACAAACATATTAGTGATAACAAGTTATTTGAAAACAATCAATTAACTGAAGTTGGTTTAGTAACGATGTTGCAAAAATTAAGGCAAAGGGTTGAATTTAACACTTTAGATCAGCAAATAACATTTAAAAATCGAGATG
- the nrdI gene encoding class Ib ribonucleoside-diphosphate reductase assembly flavoprotein NrdI, giving the protein MEDIKKTYELSDYPKPKGEIFLVYFSSISNNTHRFIEKLGLKNQRIPIDMDSQIEVNQDYVLFCPTYSGGKGETSGSVPKPVIKFLNNEQNRKFCKGVIASGNTNFGDTYALAGPVLSKKLNVPFLYHFELLGTSEDVINVKTILNNFWEK; this is encoded by the coding sequence ATGGAAGACATCAAAAAAACCTACGAATTAAGCGATTATCCTAAACCTAAAGGTGAAATTTTTCTTGTTTATTTCTCTTCAATTTCTAATAATACTCACCGTTTTATTGAAAAACTTGGATTGAAAAATCAAAGAATTCCAATTGATATGGATTCTCAAATCGAAGTTAATCAAGATTATGTACTTTTTTGTCCTACTTACAGCGGCGGAAAAGGTGAAACAAGCGGTTCAGTACCAAAACCGGTAATAAAATTTTTAAATAATGAACAAAACCGTAAATTTTGTAAAGGAGTTATTGCCTCTGGAAACACTAATTTTGGCGACACATACGCTCTTGCTGGCCCGGTTTTGTCAAAAAAATTGAATGTCCCTTTTTTATATCACTTTGAGCTCTTAGGGACTTCTGAAGATGTTATTAATGTTAAGACAATATTAAATAATTTTTGGGAAAAATAA